A window of Desulfobotulus pelophilus genomic DNA:
TACGGAAAGCCTGAAGGAAAAGGGCTTTGCCTTTCCCGCCACCCTCATCAGCGGCAATCCCACCAACCTCAAGCCCTTTGATGAGGGATACTTTGTGAAGGACAGCCAAGGTGGGGTTTTTCATATCCGCAGGGTAATGGATCAGCCGGACATCCGGAAAACGGACATTCCGGTGGATATGGGGATTCTTGATATGGCGGTATCGGAAAACCAGCGGCGGGAATTCTACGGTATTCTCATGACAGAAAAGGGAGGACTTTTTCTCATTGCCTGGGACAGCTATGCACTGATTCCCCTGCCCTCCGATGGCTTTGACCCTCGGCGCATGGATGTGAAGCTTCTCGTCAATCCCCTTTACCGCACCCTGATCCTCACGGGAGAAGACAGGGTGCATGCCACGGTCATGGATACGGAGTACCAGCCCCTGAAATCCTTTACCCTGCCCTTTTCCCATACGGGCTCAGGGCTGGACGGGAATGTAAAAGACTTTCTTTTTCCCTTCCGTTTACGCCTTGAAAGCCCCTGGCAGAATCAGGCCAAAATGCAGCTCCAATGGGGCAGCCTCTGGTCCTTTGGGGGGATTGTCCTTGCCATGATTCTTTATTTCATTTTTTTCAGAAGAAAAGGGCCTTTCTACCGCAATGGGGGGGAGTTTGGCTTTCTCATGATTACGGGGCTTTTCGGGCTGCTTCCCCTGATTTTTGTAAGGGAAAGCTGAAAAAACGGTCCACACCAGTCACCCATCAGCCTACAGGTTTGCTTTCTTATGTCGTGCAGAACCAGCAGCCCCCTCCGCCTGAAGGCGGACCAGAAAATCTTCAGTTCCGTATCGATTCCAGTTGTTTTTATCAGACCAGTATGATTTTTATATCCTTTCAAACAATATTGACAAAAGGCAGACAAGGACATATGTTTTTTCCATGAAATATTTAAGCTGGAATTCTGAGAAAAACGAAATTTTAAAACGGGAACGAGGAATATCCTTTGAGGAAATTGCTTATTTGATTGAATCTGATCAGATAATCGGGATTGAGGAAAATCCGGGATACCCTAATCAAAAGGTGTATGTTTTAGAAATAGGCAACTATGCCATCATTGTACCTTACGTGGAAAATGATGACGGAATATTTTTAAAAACAGCTTTTCCGAGCCGTAAATACACAAAAAAATACGGTTTAAAGGGGGAATGATGAATAAAAACGATAGAAAGACTTTTGAGCCAATCGATCAGGAAGAAAAAGACCTGATGGAATCAATCGAACATGACGAGTGGCAACCAGTCAAAAATTTTGATCTGGAAAGAAAAAAAGCAATAGAAGCTGCAAGAAATACATTGAAAAAAGATAAAAGGATCAATCTCCGCCTTTCTCAAAAGGATTACCATCAAATCCAGATAAAGGCCATTGAAGAGGGAATACCTTATCAAACACTTATTTCCAGTATTGTTCATAAGTATCTGAATGGTTCCTTGACCCATAGATCATAGGGTCGAAACAGAACCCTGATACTCACAGGGGAAGACAGGGTGCATGCCACGGTCATGGATACGGAGTATCAGCCCCTGAAATACTTAACCCTGCCCTTTTCCCAGACGGGTTCAGGGCTGGCCTGGAATGTAAAGGACTTTCTTTTCCCCTTCACCTTAAGCCTTGAAAGCCCCTGGCAGAATCAGGCCAAAATGCAGCTCCAATGGGGCAGCCTCTGGTCCTTTGGGGGGATTGTCCTTGCCATGATCCTTTATCTCATTTTTTCAGAAGAAAAGGGCCTTTCCACCGCCATGGGGGGAGTTTGGCTTTCTCATGATAACGGGGCTTTTCGGGCTGCTTCCCCTGCTTTTTATAAGGGAAAACTGAAAAAACGATTTCATGAAAAAAATATGGTCGAAGAGAAACCTTTTCCTTCAGGCCCTGCCGTTACCTTAGCGGTGGTAGCGCAGCAGAACCGCACAAACCTGATCCATAAACGTGAGATTGGGGACAGGTCTGAAATTCCTCCCTTTTTTCCATGTTTTGGCCTCTGATATCAGGATAAGTGGAAACTTTGATTTTTTTCTTGATAGACGGAGAAGGGCGGGATAGGGTTTTCCATGCTTTGCCCTTGAATATCAAAATAGACGGAAATTTTTCCGGATATAGGGACGGATAACATGGAAAACTTCTACTTCTCGCACTGTTAGCTTCAAATGGGAGACTGTGTGACTAAGGAACAAGATTGTAACAGTCGGAATATACCACTCCCTATTCAGCGAGAGGTTCGCCAGCGTTGTGGTTTCGGTTGTGTTATCTGTGGAATGCCCCTTTATGAATACGAACATATGGAGGAATGGGCAAGCGTTAAACGGCATGTTGCCGAAGAGATAACCTTATTGTGCGATCAACACCACAGAGAAAAAACAGGTGGGCTATTACCCAAAGAAGTAGTACGAGATGCTAATTCAAATCCCTATAATCTCCGTGAGGGTGTCTCTAAACCATACAGCCTGCACTTTTCGGGC
This region includes:
- a CDS encoding DUF4857 domain-containing protein, which translates into the protein MIRSQRQSFEIKARDLKGRRPQMALYPLFNNDPGIAMIPFPEDVFRFTEKGMEFINADTKPKDEALSKSFTESLKEKGFAFPATLISGNPTNLKPFDEGYFVKDSQGGVFHIRRVMDQPDIRKTDIPVDMGILDMAVSENQRREFYGILMTEKGGLFLIAWDSYALIPLPSDGFDPRRMDVKLLVNPLYRTLILTGEDRVHATVMDTEYQPLKSFTLPFSHTGSGLDGNVKDFLFPFRLRLESPWQNQAKMQLQWGSLWSFGGIVLAMILYFIFFRRKGPFYRNGGEFGFLMITGLFGLLPLIFVRES
- a CDS encoding BrnT family toxin; this encodes MKYLSWNSEKNEILKRERGISFEEIAYLIESDQIIGIEENPGYPNQKVYVLEIGNYAIIVPYVENDDGIFLKTAFPSRKYTKKYGLKGE
- a CDS encoding antitoxin, whose protein sequence is MNKNDRKTFEPIDQEEKDLMESIEHDEWQPVKNFDLERKKAIEAARNTLKKDKRINLRLSQKDYHQIQIKAIEEGIPYQTLISSIVHKYLNGSLTHRS